A stretch of Prunus dulcis chromosome 6, ALMONDv2, whole genome shotgun sequence DNA encodes these proteins:
- the LOC117630447 gene encoding zinc finger MYM-type protein 1-like — MTNDNNLAPHVLNTSGGSTLGQEGSDDPLEGWKLGKGVHGSPLGQHLEAPLNAHNVLDEMPCAATQLRCAFMERFFKRKLSTDSSSLSNPGSSNARPIEVDEILANLQADPGLRTRMADYSPNIRDEIRRAYLQKGPCQPRSYKFPQTNQLGINRRFIAHWFDDHDWLEYSIAKDAAFCLHCYLFKSNFDQVGGDAFTGVGFNNWKKAKERFNLHIGPVGSVHNQAREVAYNLMHQTTHIETIVIKQTSQACTAYRTCLNASLKCTRYLLRQGLSFLGHDESAQSSNKGNYLELLQFLADHDEKGKAVVLENAPGNLKLIAPSIQKDLVNSCAKETIDLILSDVKDRYFSIMVDEARDVSIKEQMAMGLRYVNDKGQIIERFVGVQHVTDTTSSALKEAIDEFFSSANLSFSKLRGQGYDGASNMRALVAVAKKNIDVNSFFTTANSLVNVVGASCKRRDALRAQYQEELVRAFEDDCLITGRGLNQETTLKRAGDTQWNSHYGTLISIISMFPSVVNVLQIIVDDNPNDSSGEAYKLWREIQSFEFVFHLFVMKAILGITNTLSLALQKKDQDIVSAMNLVKTCKENLQLMRDNEFEELVEQASSFCYKHDIIVPTMDEEYVIRGRSRRNAPMKTNYHRYRVEIFIHVIDGQLAKLNDRFNEVSTELLTCLACLSPKNNFVAFDKRKLVRLSQFYPYDFSDRDLLMLEDQLGVYVHHMRLSSDFSQLEGISSLAEKMVEKGMHEIFPFVYLLLTLALVLPVATASVERAFSAMNIIKNPLRNRMGDQWLNDSLIVYIERDVFACIDNEIIMQRHTESHCKKKNMYSSSSIVSAGSFAAMTTNTLAEPSLTSEQYNQLIA; from the exons ATGACGAACGACAACAACCTTGCACCACATGTACTCAACACCAGTGGCGGATCCACGTTGGGACAAGAGGGGTCGGACGACCCCTTGGAAGGCTGGAAATTGGGGAAGGGAGTCCATGGAAGCCCCCTTGGACAGCACCTGGAAGCCCCCTTGAATGCACACAATGTGCTCGACGAAATGCCCTGTGCAGCTACGCAGCTGCGCTGCgc ATTTATGGAACgattctttaaaagaaaattatctaCTGATAGTTCTTCTCTGTCTAATCCGGGTAGTTCAAATGCAAGACCAATTGAAGTAGATGAGATCTTAGCTAATCTTCAAGCAGACCCTGGACTAAGAACTCGAATGGCGGATTATAGTCCTAATATTCGGGATGAGATCCGAAGAGCATATCTACAAAAGGGACCTTGTCAACCTAGAAGTTATAAATTCCCACAAACTAATCAATTAGGAATTAATAGACGCTTCATTGCTCATTGGTTTGATGATCATGATTGGTTGGAATATAGTATTGCTAAAGATGCTGCGTTTTGTCTTCATTGTTATCTCTTCAAATCTAATTTTGATCAAGTGGGTGGTGATGCATTCACTGGGGTAGGCTTCAATAATTGGAAGAAGGCGAAAGAAAGATTTAACCTTCATATTGGACCGGTTGGTAGTGTTCACAACCAAGCTAGAGAAGTTGCTTACAATTTGATGCATCAAACTACACACATTGAAACAATTGTGATCAAACAAACAAGCCAAGCTTGCACGGCTTATCGCACTTGCTTGAATGCATCACTTAAGTGCACTAGGTATTTGTTGCGGCAAGggctttcttttcttggtcATGATGAAAGTGCACAATCAAGTAATAAAGGGAATTATTTAGAGCTCTTGCAATTTCTTGCGGATCATGATGAAAAAGGTAAGGCCGTTGTGTTGGAAAATGCTCCGGgaaatttaaagttaatagctccttcaattcaaaaagatcTTGTCAATTCTTGTGCTAAAGAAACCATTGATCTTATCTTGAGTGATGTAAAAGatagatatttttcaataatggtGGATGAAGCACGTGATGTTTCAATAAAGGAGCAAATGGCGATGGGGTTGCGTTATGTGAATGACAAAGgacaaataattgaaaggtttgtgggggTTCAACATGTAACCGACACTACTTCAAGTGCACTAAAGGAAGCCATTgatgaattcttttcttccgCGAATTTGAGCTTTTCCAAGCTACGAGGACAAGGTTATGATGGAGCTAGTAATATGAGAG CTCTTGTTGCGgtagcaaagaaaaacattgatGTCAACTCTTTTTTCACAACGGCTAATAGTTTGGTTAATGTTGTTGGAGCATCTTGTAAGCGTCGTGATGCACTTAGAGCACAATACCAAGAAGAGCttgtgagagcttttgaaGATGATTGTCTTATAACGGGGCGGGGCTTAAATCAAGAAACTACTCTCAAACGTGCCGGCGATACACAATGGAACTCACATTATGGTACGTTGATTAGTATCATTTCTATGTTCCCATCTGTGGTGAATGTGCTTCAAATAATTGTTGATGATAATCCTAATGATAGTTCGGGTGAAGCCTATAAGTTATGGAGAGAAATAcaatcttttgagtttgtgtttcacTTATTTGTAATGAAAGCTATATTGGGAATAACAAACACTTTGTCTCTAgcattgcaaaagaaagatcaagacaTTGTGAGTGCAATGAATTTAGTGAAAACATGCAAGGAAAACCTGCAGTTGATGAGGGATAATGAGTTTGAAGAATTGGTTGAGCAAGCATCCTCGTTTTGTTACAAACATGATATTATAGTTCCTACCATGGATGAGGAATATGTAATTCGAGGGAGATCACGGCGTAATGCTCCAATGAAGACAAATTATCATCGTTATCGTGTGGAGATCTTTATTCATGTAATTGATGGGCAACTTGCGAAATTAAATGATCGCTTCAACGAGGTAAGTACTGAGTTACTTACTTGTTTGGCATGCTTGAGTCCAAAAAATAACTTTGTGGCTTTTGACAAACGAAAGCTAGTTCGTCTTTCTCAATTTTATCCTTATGATTTTTCGGATAGAGACTTATTGATgcttgaagatcaacttggtGTTTATGTTCATCATATGCGTTTGAGTagtgatttttctcaattggaaGGGATTAGTAGTCTTGCGgaaaaaatggtggagaaaggaatgcatgaaatatttccttttgtgtaTTTGCTTCTTAcattggctttggttttaccGGTTGCAACTGCATCAGTGGAGAGGGCATTTTCCGCCatgaatattattaaaaatccaCTTCGCAATAGAATGGGAGATCAATGGTTGAATGATAGCTTGATTGTTTACATTGAGAGAGatgtttttgcttgtattgatAACGAAATTATAATGCAAC GACACACTGAATCTCATTGTAAGAAGAAGAACATGTATTCTTCTTCGAGTATTGTTTCTGCTGGTTCCTTTGCTGCTATGACCACCAACACATTGGCTGAACCATCGCTGACTTCAGAACAATATAATCAGCTTATTGCCTAG